A DNA window from Candidatus Zixiibacteriota bacterium contains the following coding sequences:
- a CDS encoding T9SS type A sorting domain-containing protein, which yields FNTLKHMDHLHGYWFNMDAEDTLYLEGACVDAETPIALEMGWNLVSYLPEEADSVHNALACILDKVIVVLGFDNGAQTYVPTMKEFSTLTMLRPLFGYWIKMTADDYLVYGGCYNPAFAKEGIDQHTNNMNAVTPTNIWHDLYGEAVIVEGNLLPAGTVIEAVDLNGSLVGSCVAQAEGKFGFMSVYGAEEDGAGLKVGDEFQLRIDGRLSEEVFTFEGTGSRTFVGNINLKSGGSAVIPEQYNLAQNYPNPFNPVTSIAYEIPSDCKVTLTVYNILGEKVTTLIDQHQSAGAYTVEWNGETDAGSKVSSGIYFYRLNAGDYTKSMKMTLMK from the coding sequence TTCAATACCCTGAAGCATATGGATCACCTGCACGGCTACTGGTTCAACATGGATGCCGAAGATACCCTGTATCTGGAAGGCGCTTGTGTTGATGCCGAGACTCCGATCGCCCTCGAGATGGGTTGGAACCTGGTTTCCTACCTGCCTGAAGAGGCTGATTCGGTCCATAACGCCCTGGCCTGCATCCTCGATAAGGTCATCGTCGTACTCGGATTCGATAACGGCGCGCAGACCTATGTCCCGACGATGAAGGAATTCTCGACTCTGACTATGCTGCGTCCGCTCTTTGGCTACTGGATCAAGATGACTGCCGACGACTACCTTGTTTACGGTGGTTGCTATAATCCGGCCTTTGCCAAGGAAGGTATCGACCAGCATACCAATAACATGAATGCTGTTACCCCGACTAACATCTGGCACGACCTTTACGGCGAAGCCGTGATCGTCGAAGGTAACCTGCTCCCGGCCGGTACCGTGATCGAAGCTGTCGATCTCAACGGTAGCCTGGTTGGAAGCTGTGTGGCTCAGGCCGAAGGCAAGTTCGGATTCATGTCGGTCTATGGTGCTGAAGAAGACGGTGCTGGCCTGAAGGTCGGCGACGAGTTCCAGCTCCGCATCGACGGCCGTCTGTCCGAAGAGGTCTTCACTTTCGAGGGCACCGGAAGCCGTACGTTTGTCGGCAATATCAACCTGAAGTCGGGTGGTTCCGCTGTGATTCCGGAACAGTACAACCTGGCTCAGAACTATCCTAATCCGTTCAACCCGGTCACTTCGATCGCTTATGAGATCCCGAGTGACTGCAAGGTCACCCTGACTGTGTACAATATCCTGGGTGAAAAGGTTACCACCCTGATCGATCAGCATCAGTCCGCTGGTGCCTACACGGTCGAGTGGAACGGCGAGACCGATGCCGGTAGCAAAGTCTCTTCCGGTATCTACTTCTATCGCCTGAACGCCGGCGACTATACCAAGTCGATGAAGATGACCTTGATGAAATAA